GTGACCCGACTGCTCCTCGCCTCCGCCTCCCCCGCCCGCCGCGCGACGCTCGTCGCCGCCGGGATCGACCCGCTCGTCGCCGTCTCCTCGGTCGACGAGGAGGCGACGCTCGCCGCCGCACGCGAGCGGTTCGGCGACCTCGAGCCCGCCGACGCGGTGCTCGTGCTGGCGCAGGCCAAGGTCGAGGACGTCGCCCGGACGCTCGCCGCGGCCCCCGCCGCCGGGGACGCCGGTGCGGCGGCGGACGACGAGCCGGACGACGACCTGCTGCTGCTCGGCTGCGACTCGATGCTCGAGCTCGACGGCGAGATCTTCGGCAAGCCCGCGAGCGCCGAGGAGGCCGTCGCGCGCTGGCGGGCGATGCGGGGGCGCAGCGGCGTGCTGCACACCGGGCACTGGCTCGTCGACGACCGGCCGGGCGCGGCGGACGGCGGCCGCGGCACCGGCGGCACGCTCGGGGCGACGTCCTCGACTGTCGTGCACTTCGCCGACCTCACCGACGCCGAGATCGACGCGTACGTGGCGACGGGCGAGCCGCTCGCGGTCGCGGGCGCGTTCACGGTCGACGGCCTCGGCGGCGCGTTCGTGACCGGCATCGAGGGCGACCACCACGGCGTCGTCGGGCTGAGCCTGCCGCTGCTGCGCGAGCTGCTCGGCGAGGTCGGGGTCACGCTGCCGGAGCTCTGGCGGACGACGCCGGCGCGCTGACCGCCGTCCCGCGCGTTGTCCCCACCGGACAACCGCGCGGCCCACGACCGGACATCGTCGGCGCGCCGTTGGAGGAGTCCTACAAGACCGGTCCGCGCTCGATGGCCACTTCCCCAATCTTCGGTCGCTCCGGCGCAGCAGGTGGGACCTGCGACCCTGGCCACGTTACGGTGAGCCGTGCCCCCCATCTCGAAGGTCCTCGTCGCCAACCGCGGCGAGATCGCCGTCCGCATCGCCCGGGCCTGCCGCGACGCCGGCATCGGCTCCGTCGCCGTCTACGCCGACCCCGACCGTGAGGCGCTGCACGTGCGCTCCGCCGACGAGGCGTACGCGCTCGAGGGTGCCCGCGCCCAGGAGACGTACCTCGACATGGGCAAGCTGCTCGACGTCGCGCGGCGCTCCGGCGCGGACGCGGTGCACCCCGGGTACGGGTTCCTCGCCGAGAACGCCGACTTCGCGCGTGCCGTGATCGACGCCGGCCTGACGTGGATCGGCCCGCCGCCGTCGGCCATCGAGCAGCTCGGCGACAAGGTCAGCGCCCGGCACATCGCCCAGCGCGCCGGTGCGCCGCTCGTGGCCGGCACGCCCGAGCCGGTGCTCGACGTCCGCGAGATCCACGCGTTCGCCGCGGAGCACGGGCTGCCCGTCGCCATCAAGGCCGCGTTCGGCGGCGGTGGTCGCGGCCTCAAGGTCGCGCGCGAGGCCGACGAGATCGACGAGCTGTTCGACTCCGCGGTCCGCGAGGCCACCGCGGCGTTCGGGCGCGGTGAGTGCTTCGTCGAGCGCTACCTGGACCGCCCCCGCCACGTCGAGAC
The Cellulomonas sp. NS3 DNA segment above includes these coding regions:
- a CDS encoding Maf family protein; translated protein: MTRLLLASASPARRATLVAAGIDPLVAVSSVDEEATLAAARERFGDLEPADAVLVLAQAKVEDVARTLAAAPAAGDAGAAADDEPDDDLLLLGCDSMLELDGEIFGKPASAEEAVARWRAMRGRSGVLHTGHWLVDDRPGAADGGRGTGGTLGATSSTVVHFADLTDAEIDAYVATGEPLAVAGAFTVDGLGGAFVTGIEGDHHGVVGLSLPLLRELLGEVGVTLPELWRTTPAR